One Ensifer adhaerens genomic region harbors:
- a CDS encoding glutamine amidotransferase, whose product MTKKVLLVGESWVSSATHYKGFDQFGSVTFHLGAEPLVKVLKDSEFELTYMTAHDAVDQFPYEMAGLDQYDAIILSDIGANSLLLPPAVWLHSRTVPNRLKLIKAWVEKGGALLMVGGYFSFQGIDGKARWRRTAVEDTLPVTCLPYDDRVEIPEGAVADVVKPDHPTMAGLSGSWPLLLGVNEVEVRDGAEVIARLPEDQGGHPLLVLGGFGKGRTAAWTSDIGPHWLSPAFCEWEGYGRLWKNILGWMTETAR is encoded by the coding sequence ATGACAAAGAAAGTGCTTCTCGTCGGCGAGAGCTGGGTAAGCTCCGCCACCCACTACAAGGGTTTCGACCAGTTCGGCAGCGTGACCTTCCATCTGGGCGCGGAACCGCTCGTCAAGGTGCTCAAGGACAGCGAGTTCGAGCTGACCTACATGACCGCACACGACGCCGTGGACCAGTTCCCCTATGAAATGGCAGGCCTCGACCAATACGATGCGATCATCCTGTCGGATATCGGCGCCAACTCGCTGTTGCTGCCGCCGGCCGTATGGCTGCATTCGCGCACCGTTCCGAACCGGTTGAAGCTCATCAAGGCCTGGGTCGAAAAGGGCGGAGCGCTGCTGATGGTCGGCGGCTACTTCTCCTTCCAGGGTATCGACGGTAAGGCGCGCTGGCGCCGCACGGCTGTCGAAGACACGCTTCCGGTGACGTGCCTTCCCTATGACGACCGCGTCGAGATTCCCGAGGGCGCGGTTGCCGACGTCGTCAAGCCGGACCATCCGACCATGGCGGGGCTTTCGGGCAGCTGGCCGTTGCTTCTCGGCGTCAATGAAGTGGAGGTTCGCGATGGAGCCGAGGTCATCGCCCGGCTTCCCGAAGATCAGGGCGGACACCCGCTGCTCGTCCTAGGCGGCTTCGGCAAGGGCCGCACCGCCGCCTGGACGTCCGATATCGGGCCCCACTGGCTGTCGCCGGCATTCTGCGAGTGGGAAGGCTACGGCCGCCTCTGGAAGAACATCCTTGGGTGGATGACGGAAACGGCGCGCTAA
- a CDS encoding phosphotriesterase family protein: MSKELSEGHVRSGKVMTVNGAIDADQLGITLMHEHILNDCRCWWNAPQTKERQYLAEGFVCMEILGELRQDPFVNKHNITLDDEPLAIAELQAFATAGGRTVVEPTCNGIGRNPLALRRISKATGLNIVMGAGYYLASSHPAEVADMSVDQIADGIVREAIDGVDGTGVKIGLIGEIGVSSDFTRAEEKSLRGAARAQVRTGLPLMAHLPGWFRLGHRVLDVVAEEGADLRHTVLCHMNPSHDDFSYQSELAERGAFIEYDMIGMDFFYADQQVQCPSDEEAARAIARLVDAGHMDRILLSHDVFLKMMLSHYGGNGYAYVLRHFLPRLKRHGLEDGALDRMMRDNPRSVFQTGA, translated from the coding sequence ATGAGCAAGGAGCTGTCAGAAGGACATGTGCGGTCCGGCAAGGTGATGACGGTGAACGGCGCGATCGACGCGGATCAACTCGGCATCACACTGATGCACGAGCATATCCTCAACGATTGCCGCTGCTGGTGGAACGCACCGCAAACGAAGGAGCGTCAGTATCTCGCCGAAGGCTTCGTCTGCATGGAGATCCTCGGCGAACTGCGCCAGGACCCATTCGTTAACAAGCACAACATCACGCTCGACGACGAACCCTTGGCGATCGCCGAGTTGCAGGCTTTCGCGACCGCAGGCGGCCGTACAGTCGTCGAACCTACCTGCAATGGCATCGGTCGAAACCCGCTCGCCTTACGGCGGATCTCCAAGGCGACGGGTCTCAATATCGTGATGGGGGCCGGATACTATCTTGCCTCCTCGCATCCGGCCGAGGTCGCCGACATGAGCGTCGACCAGATCGCCGACGGCATCGTCCGCGAGGCCATCGACGGTGTCGACGGCACGGGCGTGAAAATCGGACTGATCGGCGAGATCGGCGTCTCCTCCGATTTCACCCGGGCCGAGGAGAAGTCCCTGCGTGGGGCCGCCCGGGCGCAGGTCCGGACCGGTTTGCCGCTGATGGCGCATCTGCCGGGCTGGTTCCGGCTCGGCCATCGGGTGCTCGATGTCGTCGCCGAGGAAGGGGCGGATCTGCGCCACACCGTGCTTTGTCACATGAACCCGTCCCACGACGATTTCTCCTATCAAAGCGAGCTCGCCGAACGCGGTGCGTTCATCGAATACGACATGATCGGCATGGACTTCTTCTATGCCGATCAACAGGTACAGTGCCCGAGCGACGAAGAGGCAGCACGAGCGATCGCCAGGCTGGTGGACGCCGGCCACATGGACCGCATCCTGCTCTCGCACGATGTGTTCCTGAAGATGATGCTCAGCCACTACGGAGGCAACGGCTATGCCTACGTCCTGCGCCACTTCCTGCCGCGTCTCAAACGACACGGGCTGGAGGACGGCGCGCTCGACAGAATGATGCGGGACAACCCCCGCTCGGTATTCCAAACCGGGGCCTGA
- a CDS encoding ribokinase — MHAYVIGNVTVDETIAVSEMPAAGASIHGSQRSRDLGGKGANQAVVMARTGLPTSLVAAFGDGFRADMIRQHLASEPVVSRLVPVLGKSTDFSIVLTTPDGENVNITTTDSAQNLTLADAVAALADAVPGDLAVLQGNLSDETTRGVLDAARARHMITAFNPSPLRPYFSTLWPLVDIAFLNQGEAQAMTGTSGEEAARKLLAAGVREVVLTFGGDGAMLVTAESSVPIGAVECDVVDTTGAGDTFMAVALASAALRGTRLDRTAIEHATRAAAITVSRPGTRSAFPSIEQLQAILSAR; from the coding sequence ATGCACGCTTACGTAATCGGTAATGTGACGGTGGACGAGACCATCGCCGTGTCGGAAATGCCGGCCGCGGGCGCATCGATCCACGGTAGCCAGCGGTCCCGGGACCTCGGTGGCAAGGGCGCGAACCAGGCCGTTGTCATGGCCCGCACCGGCCTGCCGACGAGCCTTGTCGCAGCCTTCGGCGACGGTTTTCGCGCCGACATGATCCGCCAGCATCTGGCAAGCGAACCGGTGGTCAGCAGACTTGTGCCGGTCCTCGGCAAGTCCACCGACTTCTCGATCGTGCTGACCACGCCGGATGGAGAAAACGTCAACATCACGACCACCGACTCTGCCCAGAACCTCACGCTTGCCGACGCCGTGGCGGCGCTGGCCGACGCGGTTCCCGGCGACCTTGCTGTGCTCCAGGGAAACCTGTCGGACGAGACGACGCGCGGTGTCCTTGACGCTGCGCGCGCCCGCCACATGATCACCGCCTTCAATCCGTCTCCCTTGCGTCCCTATTTCAGCACCCTGTGGCCCTTGGTTGACATTGCTTTCCTCAACCAGGGTGAGGCGCAGGCAATGACCGGTACCAGCGGCGAAGAGGCTGCCCGCAAGCTGCTTGCGGCCGGCGTTCGCGAGGTCGTCCTGACCTTCGGCGGCGACGGAGCCATGCTCGTCACCGCAGAAAGCAGCGTCCCGATCGGCGCCGTCGAATGCGACGTCGTCGACACGACAGGCGCCGGCGACACGTTCATGGCGGTGGCGCTCGCATCCGCCGCACTTCGTGGCACTCGCCTCGATCGCACCGCGATCGAACATGCAACGCGCGCCGCTGCCATCACTGTCAGCCGTCCCGGAACCCGTTCGGCGTTTCCGTCGATCGAGCAGTTGCAAGCGATCCTGAGCGCGCGCTGA